The Mycolicibacterium boenickei genome has a segment encoding these proteins:
- a CDS encoding aconitate hydratase, translating into MSSENTENSSLNSFGARDTLTVGDQSYEIYRLDAVPGTEKLPYSLKVLAENLLRTEDGANITKDHIQAIANWDPSAEPSIEIQFTPARVLMQDFTGVPCIVDLATMREAVAALGGDPNKVNPLSPAEMVIDHSVILDVFGNAGAFERNVELEYERNSERYQFLRWGQGAFDDFKVVPPGTGIVHQVNIEYLARVVMVRDGKAYPDTCVGTDSHTTMENGLGVLGWGVGGIEAEAAMLGQPVSMLIPRVVGFKLTGEIKPGVTATDVVLTVTDMLRKHGVVGKFVEFYGKGVAEVPLANRATLGNMSPEFGSTAAIFPIDEETINYLRLTGRSEQQLALVEAYAKTQGMWHNADHEPAFSEYLELDLSTVVPSISGPKRPQDRIELSDAKNAFRKDIHNYVEENLPTPHTQLDEAVEESFPASDPAKLSFADDGAVDVRPSAANGAEGRPSKPITVTSEERGEFVLDHGAVVVAGITSCTNTSNPSVMLGAALLAKKAVEKGLTTKPWVKTNMAPGSQVVTDYYNKAGLWPYLEKLGYYLGGYGCTTCIGNTGPLPDEISKAINDNDLSVTAVLSGNRNFEGRISPDVKMNYLASPPLVIAYGIAGTMDFDFETDPLGQDGEGNDVFLKDIWPSAAEIEETIASSINRDMFTDSYADVFKGDDRWRSLSTPEGNTFEWDEASTYVRKAPYFDGMPAEPEPVSDITGARVLALLGDSVTTDHISPAGSIKPGTPAAQYLDANGVERKDYNSLGSRRGNHEVMIRGTFANIRLRNQLLDDVSGGYTRDFTQPGGPQAFIYDASVNYKEAGIPLVVLGGKEYGSGSSRDWAAKGTVLLGVKAVITESFERIHRSNLIGMGVIPLQFPAGESAASLKLDGTETYDITGIEALNEGKTPKTVHVTATKEDGSKVEFDAVVRIDTPGEADYYRNGGILQYVLRNMLKSK; encoded by the coding sequence GTGAGCAGCGAGAATACGGAAAATTCGTCCCTTAACTCATTTGGTGCCCGCGACACACTGACTGTCGGGGACCAGAGCTACGAGATCTACCGCCTCGACGCGGTGCCCGGCACCGAGAAGCTGCCGTACAGCCTCAAGGTTCTCGCGGAGAACCTCCTGCGCACCGAGGACGGCGCGAACATCACCAAGGACCACATCCAGGCCATCGCCAACTGGGATCCCTCGGCCGAGCCGAGCATCGAGATCCAGTTCACCCCGGCCCGCGTGCTGATGCAGGACTTCACCGGTGTGCCGTGCATCGTCGACCTGGCCACCATGCGCGAGGCCGTGGCCGCCCTCGGCGGCGACCCGAACAAGGTCAACCCGCTCTCCCCCGCCGAGATGGTCATCGACCACTCCGTCATCCTCGACGTATTCGGCAACGCCGGCGCCTTCGAGCGCAACGTCGAACTCGAATACGAGCGCAACTCCGAGCGCTACCAGTTCCTGCGCTGGGGCCAGGGTGCGTTCGACGACTTCAAGGTCGTCCCCCCGGGCACCGGCATCGTGCACCAGGTCAACATCGAGTACCTGGCCCGCGTCGTCATGGTCCGCGACGGCAAGGCTTACCCGGACACCTGTGTGGGCACCGACAGCCACACCACCATGGAGAACGGCCTCGGCGTGCTGGGCTGGGGCGTCGGCGGTATCGAGGCCGAGGCCGCCATGCTGGGCCAGCCCGTCTCGATGCTCATCCCCCGCGTCGTCGGCTTCAAGCTGACCGGTGAGATCAAGCCCGGTGTCACCGCCACCGACGTCGTGCTCACGGTCACCGACATGCTGCGCAAGCACGGCGTGGTCGGCAAGTTCGTCGAGTTCTACGGCAAGGGCGTGGCCGAGGTGCCGCTGGCCAACCGCGCCACCCTGGGCAACATGAGCCCCGAATTCGGTTCCACCGCAGCGATCTTCCCGATCGACGAAGAGACCATCAACTACCTGCGGCTGACCGGGCGCAGCGAGCAGCAGCTGGCGCTCGTCGAGGCCTACGCCAAGACCCAGGGCATGTGGCACAACGCCGACCACGAGCCGGCCTTCTCCGAGTACCTCGAGCTCGACCTGTCCACCGTGGTGCCCTCGATCTCGGGCCCCAAGCGCCCGCAGGACCGCATCGAGCTGTCGGACGCCAAGAACGCGTTCCGCAAGGACATCCACAACTACGTCGAGGAGAACCTCCCGACGCCGCACACCCAGCTCGACGAGGCGGTCGAGGAGTCGTTCCCGGCTTCCGACCCCGCGAAGCTGTCGTTCGCCGACGACGGTGCCGTCGACGTGCGTCCGTCGGCCGCCAACGGTGCCGAGGGCCGGCCATCGAAGCCCATCACCGTGACGTCCGAGGAGCGCGGTGAATTCGTGCTCGATCACGGCGCGGTCGTCGTCGCAGGCATCACCTCGTGCACCAACACGTCGAACCCCTCGGTCATGCTGGGTGCCGCCCTGCTGGCCAAGAAGGCCGTGGAGAAGGGCCTGACCACCAAGCCGTGGGTCAAGACCAACATGGCGCCGGGCTCGCAGGTCGTCACCGACTACTACAACAAGGCCGGCCTGTGGCCCTACCTGGAGAAGCTCGGGTACTACCTGGGCGGCTACGGCTGCACCACGTGCATCGGCAACACCGGTCCGCTGCCCGACGAGATCTCCAAGGCCATCAACGACAACGACCTCTCGGTCACCGCGGTGCTCTCGGGTAACCGCAACTTCGAGGGCCGGATCTCCCCCGACGTCAAGATGAACTACCTGGCCTCCCCGCCGTTGGTCATCGCCTACGGCATCGCGGGCACCATGGACTTCGACTTCGAGACCGACCCGCTCGGCCAGGACGGCGAGGGCAACGATGTCTTCCTGAAGGACATCTGGCCCTCGGCCGCCGAGATCGAGGAGACCATCGCATCCTCGATCAACCGCGACATGTTCACCGACTCGTACGCCGACGTGTTCAAGGGCGACGACCGCTGGCGTTCGCTGTCCACGCCGGAGGGCAACACCTTCGAGTGGGACGAAGCCTCCACCTATGTCCGCAAGGCCCCCTACTTCGACGGCATGCCCGCCGAGCCGGAGCCGGTCTCCGACATCACGGGTGCCAGAGTGCTTGCCCTGCTGGGTGATTCGGTGACCACCGACCACATCAGCCCCGCCGGCTCGATCAAGCCGGGCACGCCTGCCGCGCAGTACCTCGACGCCAACGGCGTTGAGCGCAAGGACTACAACTCGCTGGGGTCGCGACGTGGCAACCACGAGGTGATGATCCGCGGCACCTTCGCCAACATCCGGCTGCGCAACCAGCTGCTCGACGACGTCTCCGGCGGCTACACGCGTGACTTCACCCAGCCGGGCGGCCCGCAGGCCTTCATCTACGACGCGTCGGTCAACTACAAGGAAGCCGGCATCCCGCTGGTCGTCCTGGGCGGCAAGGAATATGGCTCCGGCAGCTCGCGTGACTGGGCCGCCAAGGGCACGGTGCTGCTGGGCGTGAAGGCCGTCATCACCGAGTCCTTCGAGCGCATCCACCGGTCGAACCTGATCGGCATGGGCGTCATCCCGCTGCAGTTCCCGGCAGGTGAGTCGGCCGCGAGCCTCAAGCTCGACGGCACCGAGACCTACGACATCACCGGTATCGAAGCGCTCAACGAGGGCAAGACGCCGAAGACCGTTCACGTGACGGCCACGAAGGAAGATGGCAGCAAGGTGGAGTTCGACGCGGTCGTGCGCATCGACACCCCCGGCGAGGCCGACTACTACCGCAACGGCGGCATCCTGCAGTACGTGCTGCGCAACATGCTGAAGTCGAAGTAA
- a CDS encoding helix-turn-helix domain-containing protein — protein sequence MRDMNKNRGELLDELRKEYEGGASIRSLVAKTGRSYGSIHSLLRESGTTMRSRGGPNHRTRSRA from the coding sequence ATGAGGGATATGAACAAGAACCGTGGCGAACTGCTGGACGAACTACGCAAGGAGTACGAGGGGGGTGCCAGTATCCGATCGCTTGTGGCCAAGACCGGCCGTTCGTACGGCTCGATCCACAGTCTGTTGCGGGAGTCGGGCACGACTATGCGCAGCCGCGGCGGCCCCAATCACCGCACCCGGTCGCGGGCGTGA
- the ripA gene encoding NlpC/P60 family peptidoglycan endopeptidase RipA, giving the protein MRGADRVTASRLPGRFWAVPLIAAMLAGTALSGGAPAAADPGAPDQVASLVAAVANADQKLQELGAAIQTQQEAVNKAIVDVQDARDSAAAAQQELDASQLGIADSNRAIAEAQKRFDTFAAATYVNGPSSSYLTASDPADIVSTAATGQTLVASTDKVIADLQRARTEQVNRESAARLAKQKADQAAANAQTSQDSAVAALQQAQQTFSAQQGELNRLTAERATAASQLAQVNKASATSAPAAPAQGAAPQVAAGDWDRAPGAPAQAGQKWDGEWDPTLPAIPSAFVSGDPIAIINTVLGISSTSAQVTQNMGRQFLQKMGILPTPTGYTNGAIPRVYGRQASEYVIQRAGSQMGVPYSWGGGNAAGPSRGIDSGANTVGFDCSGLILYAFAGVGIKLPHYSGSQYNAGRKIPSSQMRRGDVIFYGPGGSQHVTLYLGNGQMLEAPYTGSQVKISPVRTSGMTPYVVRYIEY; this is encoded by the coding sequence ATGCGAGGAGCAGATCGGGTTACGGCGTCGCGTCTGCCCGGCCGGTTCTGGGCGGTGCCGCTGATCGCGGCGATGCTGGCGGGTACGGCATTGTCAGGCGGTGCTCCGGCCGCGGCGGATCCCGGTGCGCCGGATCAGGTCGCCTCTCTCGTCGCCGCGGTCGCCAACGCCGACCAGAAGCTGCAGGAGCTGGGTGCTGCCATCCAGACCCAACAAGAGGCCGTCAACAAGGCGATCGTCGACGTGCAGGACGCCCGTGATTCGGCCGCTGCTGCGCAGCAGGAGCTCGATGCCAGCCAGCTTGGTATCGCGGATTCCAATCGCGCCATAGCCGAAGCGCAGAAACGGTTCGACACCTTCGCGGCCGCCACCTATGTCAACGGGCCGTCGAGCTCGTATCTGACCGCGTCCGACCCCGCCGACATCGTCAGCACCGCGGCGACCGGCCAGACCCTGGTCGCGAGCACCGACAAGGTGATCGCCGACTTGCAGCGCGCCCGCACCGAACAGGTCAACCGGGAATCGGCGGCCCGGCTGGCCAAGCAGAAGGCCGACCAGGCCGCGGCCAATGCCCAGACCAGTCAGGACAGCGCGGTCGCGGCGCTGCAACAGGCGCAGCAGACATTCAGCGCACAGCAGGGTGAGCTGAACCGGTTGACCGCCGAACGCGCAACGGCCGCATCGCAGCTCGCTCAGGTCAACAAGGCCTCGGCGACGAGCGCCCCGGCCGCCCCGGCACAGGGGGCCGCGCCGCAGGTCGCGGCCGGAGACTGGGACCGGGCGCCGGGCGCACCGGCTCAGGCGGGACAGAAGTGGGACGGCGAGTGGGACCCGACCCTGCCGGCGATTCCCAGTGCGTTCGTCAGCGGTGACCCGATCGCGATCATCAACACCGTGCTGGGGATCTCGTCGACCTCGGCCCAGGTCACCCAGAACATGGGCAGGCAATTCCTGCAGAAGATGGGGATCCTGCCCACTCCGACCGGCTACACCAACGGGGCCATCCCGCGGGTGTACGGGCGGCAGGCGTCTGAGTACGTCATTCAGCGAGCCGGCTCCCAGATGGGCGTTCCCTACTCCTGGGGCGGAGGCAACGCCGCCGGTCCCAGCCGCGGTATCGACTCGGGGGCCAACACGGTCGGCTTCGACTGTTCGGGCCTGATTCTCTACGCCTTCGCCGGGGTCGGCATCAAGCTGCCGCACTACTCGGGTTCCCAGTACAACGCCGGTCGCAAGATTCCGTCCTCGCAGATGCGGCGCGGCGACGTGATCTTCTACGGGCCCGGCGGCAGCCAGCACGTGACGCTCTACCTCGGCAATGGCCAGATGCTCGAAGCGCCCTACACGGGGTCGCAGGTCAAGATCTCGCCGGTCCGGACCAGCGGCATGACCCCGTACGTCGTCCGCTACATCGAATACTGA
- a CDS encoding oxidoreductase yields MSQPLRDLFSPLTIGSVTIPNRFAMAPMTRRASPDGIPGADVAAYYARRAAGGVGLIITEGVRLADPVAGWPFSIPTLSGEQVLDGWRAVTAAVHEHGAVIAAQLWHQGAERDDSDGLVPVSPSGIDSAGKARGRALQTEELAGVASGFAEAARNAKSAGFDAVELHGAHGYLLDEFLWEKTNQRTDGYGGSVAARTRFPAEVVAAVRAAVGSDFPIIFRFSQWKAKAYDAQLATSPAELAALLGPLVDAGVDVLHPSTRRHYVPAFDGSPLSLAGWTKKLSGLPVISVGSVGLATEFRPGRIDGDLITPAPVDRLLEQYRTGEFDIVAVGRALLADPGWVNRLRDDSLSGFAGYHAETALAALH; encoded by the coding sequence ATGAGCCAACCTCTCCGCGACTTGTTCAGTCCACTCACCATCGGGTCGGTGACGATCCCGAACCGTTTCGCGATGGCGCCGATGACCAGGCGCGCGTCTCCCGACGGTATCCCCGGGGCTGATGTCGCGGCGTATTACGCGCGGCGGGCAGCGGGCGGTGTCGGACTGATCATCACCGAGGGGGTCCGGCTGGCCGATCCGGTGGCCGGCTGGCCGTTCAGCATTCCCACCCTGTCCGGTGAGCAGGTGCTCGACGGATGGCGTGCGGTGACCGCCGCAGTGCATGAGCACGGCGCGGTGATCGCCGCGCAGCTGTGGCACCAGGGTGCCGAACGCGACGACTCCGACGGGCTGGTTCCGGTCAGCCCGTCGGGGATCGACAGTGCGGGCAAGGCAAGAGGCCGAGCGCTGCAGACCGAGGAACTCGCCGGAGTGGCTTCGGGTTTCGCCGAAGCCGCGCGCAATGCCAAGTCCGCCGGCTTCGACGCCGTCGAGTTGCACGGCGCGCACGGTTACCTGCTGGACGAATTCCTTTGGGAAAAAACAAATCAACGCACGGACGGCTACGGTGGCTCCGTCGCCGCCCGGACCCGCTTTCCCGCCGAGGTGGTCGCGGCGGTGCGTGCTGCCGTCGGCTCCGATTTCCCGATCATCTTCCGGTTCTCGCAATGGAAAGCGAAAGCCTATGACGCGCAATTGGCAACGTCCCCGGCTGAGCTTGCGGCGCTGCTGGGACCACTGGTCGACGCGGGCGTCGACGTGCTGCACCCCTCGACGCGGCGGCACTATGTCCCTGCGTTCGACGGATCGCCGCTGAGCCTGGCCGGCTGGACAAAGAAGCTCAGCGGGCTGCCCGTGATCAGCGTCGGTTCGGTGGGCCTGGCCACGGAGTTCAGACCGGGACGGATCGACGGGGACCTCATCACGCCCGCACCGGTGGACCGGCTGCTTGAGCAGTATCGGACCGGTGAATTCGACATCGTGGCGGTTGGTCGTGCGCTGTTGGCCGATCCGGGCTGGGTGAATCGGCTGCGGGACGATTCGCTGAGCGGGTTCGCCGGATACCACGCCGAAACCGCGTTGGCGGCTCTGCACTGA
- a CDS encoding TetR/AcrR family transcriptional regulator: MPRVTDDHLAARRRQILDGARRCFGQYGYESATVRRLEETIGLSRGAIFHHFKDKDTLFFELAREDAERMAEVAAREGLIQVMRNMLAAPEQFDWLATRLEIARKLRNDPAFHRGWAERSAELDAAITERLRRQKQAGRLRDDVPSAVLHIYLDLVLDGLVARIASGEDPKNLTAVLDLVEDSVRQQASADG, translated from the coding sequence ATGCCCCGGGTGACGGACGACCACCTCGCGGCCCGGCGCCGTCAGATTCTCGACGGCGCCCGGCGCTGCTTCGGTCAGTACGGGTATGAAAGCGCGACCGTGCGACGGCTCGAAGAAACCATCGGGCTGTCGCGCGGCGCAATCTTTCACCACTTCAAGGACAAGGACACCTTGTTCTTCGAGCTGGCCCGCGAGGACGCCGAGCGGATGGCCGAAGTGGCCGCCCGCGAAGGTCTCATCCAGGTGATGCGAAACATGTTGGCAGCACCCGAACAGTTCGACTGGCTGGCGACCCGGCTCGAAATCGCCCGAAAATTGCGCAACGACCCGGCCTTTCACCGAGGCTGGGCCGAACGATCGGCCGAACTGGACGCCGCGATCACCGAACGTCTACGCCGCCAGAAGCAGGCGGGCCGGCTACGCGACGATGTGCCGAGCGCGGTCCTGCACATCTATCTGGATCTCGTCCTCGACGGTCTGGTGGCCCGCATCGCCTCCGGCGAGGACCCGAAAAACCTCACCGCGGTGCTGGACCTGGTCGAGGACAGCGTGCGTCAGCAGGCGTCGGCAGACGGCTGA
- the trxA gene encoding thioredoxin translates to MSTQDITADQFNDIVNGNEIVLVDFWASWCGPCRAFAPTFKAASEQHPDVVFGKVDTEAEQGLAAAADIRSIPTLMAFKKGKLVFNQAGALPPAALEDLVQKIKEFDIDAAMKEQAAAGDAEQV, encoded by the coding sequence GTGAGTACGCAAGACATCACCGCAGATCAGTTCAATGACATCGTCAACGGCAACGAGATCGTGCTGGTGGATTTCTGGGCGTCATGGTGTGGGCCGTGCCGCGCATTTGCGCCGACGTTCAAGGCCGCCTCCGAGCAGCATCCCGACGTGGTCTTCGGCAAGGTGGACACCGAGGCCGAGCAGGGGCTCGCCGCGGCAGCCGACATCCGGTCGATCCCCACCCTGATGGCGTTCAAGAAGGGCAAATTGGTCTTCAACCAGGCCGGAGCGCTGCCGCCGGCGGCACTGGAGGACCTGGTGCAGAAGATCAAGGAATTCGACATCGACGCGGCCATGAAAGAGCAGGCCGCTGCGGGCGACGCCGAACAGGTCTGA
- a CDS encoding enoyl-CoA hydratase, translated as MLSVTAQNEFVLVDRPRPDVALVTLNRPERMNSMAFDVMVPLKAVLEELRYDNSVRVVVLTGAGRGFSSGADHKSAGSVPHVAGLTRPTYALRSMEILDDVILALRRLHQPVIAAVNGAAIGGGLCLALACDVRVAAEGAYFRAAGINNGLTASELGLSYLLPRAIGSSRAFEIMLTGRDIDAQEAERIGLVSSVVAAEALLDTCYSMADRMAAFSRPGIELTKRTLWSGLDAASLEGHMQAEGLGQLFVRLLTANFEEAVAARAEKRPPVFTDEK; from the coding sequence GTGCTGTCCGTGACTGCGCAGAACGAATTCGTCCTGGTCGATCGTCCACGACCGGACGTCGCCCTGGTGACCCTGAACCGCCCCGAGCGGATGAACTCGATGGCGTTCGACGTCATGGTCCCGCTGAAAGCCGTACTGGAGGAGTTGCGCTACGACAACAGCGTGCGCGTCGTGGTGCTGACCGGGGCAGGCCGAGGCTTCTCGTCCGGGGCCGACCACAAGTCGGCCGGGTCGGTGCCGCACGTCGCCGGGCTGACCAGGCCGACGTACGCGCTGCGGTCGATGGAGATCCTCGACGATGTGATTCTCGCCCTACGGCGGCTGCATCAGCCCGTGATCGCCGCGGTGAACGGCGCAGCCATCGGAGGCGGCCTGTGCCTGGCCCTGGCCTGTGACGTCCGGGTCGCCGCCGAGGGAGCGTATTTCCGCGCCGCGGGGATCAACAACGGCCTTACCGCCAGTGAGCTGGGGCTGTCCTACCTGCTGCCGCGGGCGATCGGGTCGTCACGGGCGTTCGAGATCATGTTGACCGGCCGCGATATCGACGCACAGGAGGCCGAACGCATCGGTCTGGTGTCCAGCGTGGTGGCGGCCGAGGCGCTCCTGGACACCTGCTATTCGATGGCGGACCGGATGGCGGCGTTCTCCCGGCCCGGTATCGAGTTGACCAAGCGCACACTTTGGAGTGGACTGGACGCCGCTAGCCTGGAGGGGCACATGCAGGCCGAGGGCCTGGGACAACTCTTCGTGCGCCTGCTCACCGCAAACTTCGAGGAAGCGGTTGCCGCGCGCGCGGAGAAGCGCCCCCCGGTGTTTACCGACGAGAAGTAA
- the ripB gene encoding NlpC/P60 family peptidoglycan endopeptidase RipB, protein MRSFVLRSLILIAATAFAAIGLVAPASAAPDDGQWDPTLPKIVSSGAPGDPVAIANASFQVSQIALQTTQNLGQQFLQTIGLAPKQAASSFPGGRVRGPQAIEYVIRRGGTQMGVPYSWGGGTLTGPGPGVDYDAGKVGYDCSGFTRYAFAGVGVQIPKYSGDQYNTGRKVPVAQAKRGDLLFWGPGGSQHVAMYLGGGKMLEASGSAEKVTVSPVRTAGIQPYAARIIES, encoded by the coding sequence TTGCGCTCCTTCGTCTTACGGTCTCTGATCCTGATCGCCGCAACTGCGTTCGCGGCGATCGGACTGGTGGCGCCGGCCAGTGCCGCACCTGACGACGGGCAGTGGGATCCCACTCTCCCGAAGATCGTCAGCTCCGGAGCTCCCGGCGACCCGGTGGCCATCGCCAACGCCTCGTTCCAGGTCAGCCAGATCGCGCTGCAGACCACACAGAATCTCGGCCAGCAGTTCCTGCAGACCATCGGGCTCGCACCGAAACAGGCGGCCTCGTCATTCCCCGGCGGTCGGGTCCGCGGCCCGCAGGCCATCGAATACGTGATCCGGCGCGGCGGCACTCAGATGGGGGTGCCCTACTCGTGGGGCGGCGGCACGCTCACCGGCCCCGGCCCCGGTGTGGACTACGACGCAGGCAAGGTCGGCTACGACTGCTCGGGCTTCACCCGGTACGCGTTCGCCGGCGTGGGGGTGCAGATCCCGAAGTACTCCGGGGACCAGTACAACACCGGCCGCAAGGTGCCGGTGGCCCAGGCAAAGCGCGGCGACCTCCTGTTCTGGGGCCCCGGCGGCAGCCAGCACGTGGCGATGTACCTCGGTGGCGGCAAGATGCTGGAAGCGTCGGGCAGTGCGGAGAAAGTGACTGTGAGCCCGGTTCGGACCGCGGGCATCCAGCCCTATGCGGCCCGCATCATCGAATCCTGA
- a CDS encoding ABC-F family ATP-binding cassette domain-containing protein encodes MITATDLEVRAGARTLLSIDGSALRVQPGDRIGLVGRNGAGKTTTMRILAGEGEPYAGTITRTGEIGYLPQDPREGNLDVLARDRVLSARGLDTLLADLEKQQALMAEVADDAARDKAVRRYGQLEERFSALGGYAAESEAGRICASLGLPDRVLTQPLRTLSGGQRRRVELARILFAASETGSGSDTTLLLDEPTNHLDADSIGWLRDFLHNHTGGLVVISHDVDLLDEVVNRVWFLDAVRGEADVYNMGWKKYLDARATDEQRRRRERANAEKKAGALRAQAAKMGAKATKAVAAQNMLRRAERMIAELDAERVADKVARIKFPTPAPCGKTPLVAKGLTKTYGSLEIFTGVDLAIDRGSRVVVLGLNGAGKTTLLRLLAGVETADAGVLEPGHGCKIGYFAQEHDTLDNDATVWENIRHAAPDTGEQDLRGLLGAFMFTGPQLEQPAGTLSGGEKTRLALAGLVASTANVLLLDEPTNNLDPASREQVLDALRSYQGAVVLVTHDPGAAEALDPQRVVLLPDGTEDFWSTEYRDLIELA; translated from the coding sequence GTGATCACCGCAACGGACCTGGAGGTCCGCGCCGGCGCGCGCACGCTGCTGTCCATCGATGGCTCTGCGCTGCGGGTGCAGCCGGGCGACCGGATCGGTCTCGTCGGACGCAACGGCGCAGGCAAGACCACCACCATGCGCATCCTGGCGGGCGAAGGCGAGCCCTACGCGGGAACCATCACGCGGACGGGTGAGATCGGCTACCTTCCCCAGGATCCTCGGGAAGGCAATCTCGATGTGCTGGCCCGTGACCGGGTGCTGTCGGCACGTGGCCTGGACACGCTGCTCGCCGACCTGGAGAAGCAGCAGGCCCTGATGGCAGAGGTGGCCGATGATGCCGCCCGCGACAAGGCCGTGCGCCGCTACGGACAGCTGGAGGAGCGGTTCTCGGCTCTCGGCGGATATGCCGCCGAGAGCGAGGCCGGACGCATCTGTGCGAGCCTCGGGCTGCCCGACCGCGTGTTGACCCAGCCGCTGCGCACCCTGTCGGGTGGTCAGCGTCGCCGGGTGGAGCTGGCTCGTATCCTGTTCGCGGCGTCCGAGACGGGATCCGGTTCGGACACCACGCTGCTGCTCGACGAGCCGACCAACCACCTCGACGCGGACTCGATCGGCTGGCTCCGGGACTTCCTGCACAACCACACCGGCGGCCTCGTCGTCATCAGTCACGACGTCGATCTGCTCGACGAGGTCGTGAACCGCGTGTGGTTCCTCGACGCGGTCCGCGGTGAGGCCGATGTCTACAACATGGGGTGGAAGAAGTACCTCGACGCGCGCGCCACGGACGAACAGCGGCGCCGCCGCGAACGCGCCAATGCCGAGAAGAAGGCAGGTGCCCTGCGCGCCCAGGCCGCCAAGATGGGCGCCAAGGCCACCAAAGCCGTTGCCGCCCAGAATATGTTGCGCCGTGCCGAGCGGATGATCGCCGAGCTCGATGCCGAGCGGGTCGCCGACAAGGTGGCGCGGATCAAGTTCCCCACGCCGGCGCCGTGCGGCAAGACGCCGTTGGTGGCCAAAGGGCTCACCAAGACCTATGGGTCACTGGAGATCTTCACGGGCGTCGACCTCGCCATCGACCGCGGTTCGCGGGTGGTGGTACTCGGACTCAACGGCGCGGGCAAGACCACCCTGCTGCGACTGCTCGCCGGAGTGGAGACCGCCGACGCCGGCGTCCTCGAACCCGGACATGGCTGCAAGATCGGGTATTTCGCCCAGGAGCACGACACCCTCGACAACGATGCGACGGTCTGGGAGAACATCCGCCACGCCGCACCCGACACCGGGGAGCAGGATCTTCGAGGATTGTTGGGCGCCTTCATGTTCACCGGGCCGCAGTTGGAGCAGCCCGCGGGCACGCTGTCCGGCGGTGAGAAGACGCGCCTGGCGTTGGCCGGTCTGGTCGCGTCGACGGCCAACGTGTTGTTGCTCGACGAGCCGACCAACAACCTCGATCCGGCGTCGCGAGAGCAGGTGCTCGACGCGCTGCGCAGCTACCAGGGCGCTGTGGTGTTGGTGACTCACGATCCGGGCGCGGCCGAGGCCCTCGATCCGCAGCGGGTCGTGCTGCTGCCGGACGGCACGGAGGACTTCTGGTCGACCGAGTACCGGGACCTCATCGAGCTCGCCTGA
- a CDS encoding Rv1476 family membrane protein: MTGPHVIPFLPAYIPVEVCETVGMDPAQPEGVAKCMAAVQADVRDDGVSAPAADVDALRQVVSDARQGGVDLKIVVLPNNPGIDTPLRDIASEVGAANPGATVLALSPSFAGTYSPTIDRVTLEAGQDVAKTGNAALSAKNFVGEISTPDFPWTALTIVLTLGVAAAAALTRVLQVRSKRFAGSGASSAPSAEG; this comes from the coding sequence GTGACCGGACCCCATGTCATCCCGTTCCTGCCGGCCTATATCCCGGTCGAGGTGTGCGAGACCGTCGGAATGGATCCGGCGCAACCCGAGGGAGTGGCCAAGTGCATGGCGGCCGTGCAGGCCGACGTCCGCGATGACGGGGTCAGTGCCCCCGCCGCCGATGTCGATGCCCTGCGTCAGGTCGTCAGTGATGCCCGCCAGGGCGGGGTCGACCTCAAGATCGTGGTCCTGCCGAATAATCCGGGTATCGACACACCGCTGCGTGACATCGCCAGTGAGGTCGGGGCTGCCAATCCCGGCGCGACGGTGCTCGCGCTGAGCCCGTCGTTTGCCGGCACGTACAGCCCGACAATCGACCGGGTGACTTTGGAAGCCGGACAGGACGTGGCCAAGACCGGGAATGCGGCGTTGTCGGCGAAGAATTTCGTGGGCGAGATTTCGACCCCGGACTTTCCCTGGACTGCGCTCACTATCGTGCTGACGCTCGGCGTCGCCGCGGCGGCTGCGTTGACCCGCGTTCTGCAGGTGCGCAGCAAACGATTTGCCGGGTCAGGGGCCTCGAGCGCCCCCTCGGCAGAGGGCTGA